One Microvirga lotononidis genomic window carries:
- a CDS encoding P-loop NTPase fold protein produces MSNQNQHVIDELNSFRASEETFYAFQIDAPWGSGKTYFIKQYIKDHCPKDAEDSPKNLVITLFGVKSAQEIEQQIASQLFTGGERLAGSVFSTLATGVSGFFKVDKAVTGVLDDSRAKILSDRLKEVRKGIVVFDDVERCSMKLIDALGYINKFVEKENFKVIIISNEQALNRVGASKEEIENAVLLTGFKEKLVGRSLQLKADPDKAYDTFVKSLKCEKAKSLAVKEKSSALAVFRASKHENLRSLRIALEAFDRLVAGFDPTIAVKDAGLRDILGGCIYVAVEIGAAMRSDLVSYPTAGRLSRLMRGMAGKANKEPSEEENTLDKIIKRYSDVLNLQSPTISFEILVDFIANGVLRKPELEQSLRTSPLMAEPSKTPLWRRLIDVWNYNSDRLRDDTQELISKFAGFDILDPGELLHLAGIMLWRESLGDLSISSGVDPEAFLEKYLADLKSSGKYLDVKLDVFAMDRLSAYNYVVLGADDFKDKLLRIHSLIKSAMDEAASLKHPEVYKVICDSLIAKDRDIDNLLDKDLSPYLQMPIFKTANASDFSDIIMRNNEFDVGTLKWLNSRYKHLVSPTVRSEEQSWIDALYAELSSRIATSIPPLNKWWRTILDQNLQQFVSPPQSATSTTTPASIAGAVHAKQE; encoded by the coding sequence ATGTCAAATCAAAATCAGCATGTAATCGATGAACTGAATAGCTTTCGCGCGTCTGAAGAAACTTTCTACGCATTTCAGATAGATGCACCATGGGGTTCTGGCAAAACCTACTTTATTAAGCAGTATATAAAGGATCATTGCCCTAAAGATGCTGAGGACAGCCCAAAGAACCTCGTCATAACATTATTTGGTGTAAAATCTGCTCAAGAAATCGAGCAGCAGATAGCAAGCCAGCTTTTTACAGGAGGAGAACGTTTGGCTGGTTCTGTCTTTTCTACGCTGGCTACTGGTGTCAGCGGATTCTTCAAGGTTGATAAGGCTGTTACTGGAGTGCTGGATGACTCGCGCGCCAAGATCTTGTCCGATCGCCTGAAGGAGGTGAGAAAGGGAATTGTTGTCTTTGATGATGTTGAGCGTTGCTCGATGAAGCTCATTGATGCGCTTGGATACATAAATAAATTCGTCGAAAAAGAGAATTTCAAAGTCATCATTATCTCGAACGAGCAAGCCCTCAATCGAGTTGGCGCATCCAAAGAAGAAATAGAAAATGCTGTATTATTAACTGGCTTCAAAGAAAAGCTCGTCGGCCGATCATTGCAACTGAAGGCTGATCCGGACAAGGCATACGATACATTTGTAAAAAGTCTGAAGTGTGAGAAAGCGAAAAGCCTTGCAGTAAAAGAGAAGAGTTCTGCTCTGGCTGTATTCCGTGCATCAAAGCACGAAAACTTGCGTTCGCTCAGAATTGCCTTGGAAGCATTTGACCGGTTGGTGGCGGGTTTTGATCCAACCATTGCAGTAAAAGACGCCGGACTGCGAGATATCCTCGGGGGATGCATATACGTGGCCGTTGAGATTGGAGCGGCAATGAGGAGCGACCTCGTTTCCTATCCAACAGCCGGCAGGCTATCACGGCTCATGCGCGGCATGGCCGGGAAAGCAAACAAAGAGCCCTCTGAGGAGGAGAATACGCTAGATAAAATAATTAAAAGGTATTCAGACGTATTAAACCTCCAAAGCCCTACTATAAGCTTCGAAATTCTTGTCGATTTCATCGCGAACGGCGTACTTAGGAAGCCCGAGCTCGAACAGTCTCTGCGCACGAGCCCTCTCATGGCTGAGCCTTCAAAAACCCCGCTTTGGAGACGCTTAATCGACGTCTGGAACTATAATTCGGATCGCTTGAGAGATGACACGCAAGAATTGATATCGAAGTTTGCTGGCTTCGATATACTTGACCCAGGTGAGTTGCTCCATCTCGCAGGCATTATGCTCTGGCGAGAGAGCCTTGGTGACCTTTCCATTTCAAGCGGGGTTGATCCAGAAGCCTTTCTGGAAAAATATTTAGCCGACCTCAAATCGTCCGGCAAATACTTAGACGTAAAACTAGATGTCTTCGCGATGGATAGGCTTTCTGCTTATAACTACGTAGTCTTGGGTGCGGACGATTTCAAAGATAAACTATTGCGCATTCACAGCCTTATCAAGTCAGCGATGGATGAAGCCGCAAGTTTGAAGCACCCTGAAGTCTACAAGGTGATTTGCGATAGTTTAATCGCAAAAGACAGGGACATCGACAATTTGCTCGACAAAGACTTATCTCCCTATCTTCAAATGCCTATCTTTAAGACAGCAAACGCCAGTGATTTTTCAGACATCATAATGAGGAACAACGAGTTTGATGTTGGAACTCTAAAATGGCTAAATAGTCGTTATAAGCACCTTGTCAGTCCGACTGTGCGATCAGAAGAGCAATCCTGGATCGATGCTTTATATGCCGAGCTGAGCAGCCGAATTGCGACATCGATACCACCCCTTAATAAGTGGTGGAGGACGATACTAGATCAGAACTTACAGCAGTTCGTTAGCCCTCCGCAGTCTGCTACATCAACCACCACACCGGCATCCATAGCTGGAGCGGTCCACGCTAAGCAAGAATAG
- a CDS encoding type IA DNA topoisomerase → MTAPSASRTLFFFEKPSAMRQLQRFFKSPSTICVSAEGHLLAAEEPGTVRDEWKSWRFDTLPIVLERIPVTYGTSRSGQSHKPKVEAIKQALEGAERVIIATDPGREGSMIAWEVLEHLGYRGRVGRLKLGALDEISIRRAFTAMAKEPDSGERDYAAYLEALCRQYEDYHLGLNGTRAISLRLRPPTFREPWRFGGVQTPTLAILADLEKRIRDFVPQDYYKIALTAATGSGAEITLWHAPKDKILDKQIAEIIQQASASWSGPLGVEQKDVRRSPPRLFSKDTLARRCAKRFGWDPQHTAKLAQDLYDQGYLTYPRTESEHLPESQTGDASAVIESAIRLLSDLASLVPTAGDLVFRKGNKGHYVKDPGEHHAIVPLRKVPQPGSISAEHLRLWELVAKSFLAAHLPDGIDARTTIAVQAPTPLGPKRFSISGSVIKSPGWRAVYGAEADEENEIVPGKARPDEEPTTGRLPPIRDKEPGKATDARIETAKTEPPRRITRGELPVVMGRLIDQVEDPALKAALENPANPTEPKGLGTAATRDTILPKLQKSQYVDLLKGKDPPIQVTEVGLAFIAAVRRVFPSYGDPVGRAMFEAELAEIGRAVTRNEAIHRATSYQERTRVRVQELIGAIAQSETVAIDPTTVPVSFASAGKPPTKAMIAFAASLAARKGLKLPRGLKSNAAICRTFLDQHAPARPSEAGEPRPQNGPRPPSEAMVRYARALAEEHGVECPPEITTNFAVCRAFLDEHASHQATPAENGNGRTNRKNRSPAAGSDRSGKSHAGTPATKRSIAAKGSSTRGHARARPATPTPPLR, encoded by the coding sequence ATGACCGCTCCATCAGCATCGCGCACGCTGTTCTTCTTCGAGAAGCCCTCGGCCATGCGCCAGCTGCAGCGCTTCTTCAAATCGCCGAGCACGATCTGTGTTTCGGCTGAGGGGCACCTCCTGGCAGCCGAGGAGCCCGGCACCGTGCGGGACGAATGGAAGTCGTGGCGGTTTGACACCCTCCCGATCGTGCTCGAGCGCATTCCGGTCACCTACGGCACCAGCCGCTCGGGCCAGTCGCACAAGCCCAAGGTCGAGGCGATCAAGCAGGCTCTTGAAGGCGCGGAGCGGGTGATCATCGCCACTGATCCGGGTCGAGAGGGCTCGATGATCGCCTGGGAGGTACTTGAGCATCTCGGGTACCGAGGTCGGGTCGGTCGTCTCAAGCTGGGGGCCCTCGACGAGATCTCGATCCGGCGCGCCTTTACGGCGATGGCCAAGGAGCCGGACTCGGGTGAGCGGGACTATGCCGCCTATCTTGAAGCCTTATGCCGCCAGTACGAAGATTATCATCTTGGCCTCAACGGCACCCGCGCCATCTCCCTGCGGCTGCGCCCGCCTACGTTTCGGGAGCCCTGGCGCTTTGGCGGCGTGCAGACGCCAACGCTTGCGATCCTGGCGGATTTGGAGAAGCGCATCCGCGACTTCGTCCCGCAGGATTATTACAAGATTGCTCTGACGGCCGCGACGGGCAGCGGGGCCGAGATCACTCTTTGGCACGCGCCGAAAGACAAGATCCTCGACAAACAGATAGCCGAGATCATTCAGCAGGCATCCGCCTCCTGGTCAGGTCCGCTTGGCGTTGAACAGAAGGATGTCCGCCGGTCGCCCCCTCGCCTGTTCTCGAAAGACACTCTCGCTCGCCGTTGCGCCAAACGCTTCGGCTGGGATCCGCAGCATACGGCCAAACTCGCTCAGGACCTCTATGATCAGGGTTATCTGACCTATCCCCGTACCGAGTCCGAGCACCTGCCCGAGAGCCAGACAGGCGATGCCAGTGCGGTCATTGAAAGCGCTATCAGGCTCTTGTCCGACCTTGCGAGTCTCGTGCCAACTGCGGGAGACCTCGTGTTCCGCAAGGGCAACAAAGGCCACTACGTTAAGGATCCGGGCGAGCATCATGCGATTGTGCCGCTGCGCAAGGTGCCACAGCCGGGGAGCATCAGCGCAGAGCATCTCCGCCTCTGGGAACTGGTGGCCAAGAGTTTCCTGGCGGCCCACCTGCCGGACGGCATCGATGCTCGGACGACGATCGCCGTGCAGGCCCCAACACCACTTGGCCCTAAGCGGTTTTCAATCAGCGGCAGCGTGATCAAGTCCCCCGGCTGGCGGGCCGTCTATGGCGCCGAAGCCGACGAGGAGAATGAGATTGTCCCCGGCAAGGCCAGGCCGGACGAAGAACCCACTACTGGCCGTCTGCCGCCCATCCGAGATAAGGAGCCTGGGAAGGCAACCGACGCCCGGATCGAGACAGCCAAAACCGAGCCGCCACGCCGGATCACCCGCGGCGAGTTGCCAGTTGTCATGGGCCGCCTCATCGATCAGGTGGAAGACCCAGCACTCAAAGCCGCTCTGGAGAATCCAGCGAACCCGACCGAGCCCAAAGGCCTCGGAACCGCGGCAACCCGCGACACCATCCTGCCGAAGCTTCAGAAAAGCCAATACGTCGACCTGCTGAAGGGCAAGGATCCGCCAATCCAGGTCACGGAGGTCGGGCTTGCTTTCATCGCAGCCGTTCGCCGTGTCTTTCCCAGCTACGGTGATCCTGTTGGGCGAGCGATGTTCGAGGCTGAGTTAGCGGAGATCGGACGTGCCGTCACACGGAATGAGGCCATTCATCGGGCCACATCCTATCAGGAGCGGACGCGTGTTCGCGTACAGGAATTGATTGGGGCCATCGCGCAGTCGGAGACCGTTGCCATTGATCCTACGACAGTTCCCGTGAGTTTCGCGTCGGCTGGGAAGCCACCGACCAAGGCCATGATTGCCTTTGCCGCATCCCTTGCGGCACGCAAGGGACTCAAGCTGCCTCGAGGCTTGAAGAGCAATGCCGCCATCTGTCGGACCTTCCTTGACCAGCATGCGCCAGCACGGCCATCGGAAGCAGGAGAACCCAGGCCTCAGAATGGCCCTCGCCCTCCAAGTGAAGCGATGGTGCGCTACGCACGGGCATTAGCTGAAGAACACGGTGTGGAGTGTCCACCAGAGATCACGACAAACTTTGCTGTCTGCAGGGCCTTTCTCGACGAACACGCGTCACATCAGGCAACGCCAGCAGAGAACGGAAACGGGAGAACGAACCGCAAGAACCGTTCACCGGCAGCTGGGAGTGACCGTTCCGGCAAGAGCCATGCTGGAACGCCTGCGACCAAGCGATCCATAGCAGCCAAGGGGTCATCGACCCGGGGCCATGCACGAGCGCGTCCTGCGACTCCCACCCCGCCATTACGATAA
- a CDS encoding DUF6953 family protein, giving the protein MWQVSTKVVAEWMLDQMGDSHWIYQEIIVIKMQTTWAEEYVYRNANGNPAISKDVLKEFRKLTEDTLVWERGERAWRRRRENEKAGRSVD; this is encoded by the coding sequence GTGTGGCAGGTGAGTACGAAAGTAGTTGCGGAGTGGATGCTCGATCAAATGGGAGATAGTCACTGGATATACCAAGAGATAATTGTCATAAAAATGCAGACTACATGGGCCGAGGAATACGTTTACAGGAACGCAAACGGGAACCCTGCGATCTCGAAAGATGTTCTCAAAGAGTTTCGCAAGCTCACCGAAGATACACTTGTTTGGGAGCGCGGTGAGCGTGCTTGGCGTCGTCGGCGTGAGAATGAAAAGGCGGGCAGATCTGTGGACTGA
- the istA gene encoding IS21 family transposase — translation MPGRHITDCQMRLYMKFRQTNTAPIAAAKAGFSPSTASRIDKDPRLPSHRKAPRGRRRPDPLAGVWDSEIVPLLQAAPSLRPVALFEEIVRRHPDLGPGIRRTLERRVRSWRALHGPEQEVIFRQVHEPGRMGLSDFTDMADLAITLAGQPLEHRLYHFRLAYSGFEHAHVVLGGESYVALAEGLQNALWALGGAPREHRSDSLSAAFRNLDRDAREDLTRRYDALCTHYGMEPSRNNAGIAHENGAIESVHGHLKKVIEDALLLRGSRDFADLYAYRRFVDEVVGRRNARNAPRIEVERAALQELPDRRTAAYEDAIVTVTSTSGFVLRKVFYSVPSRLIGHRLRVRLFDDRLEVYLGGTHQMTLPRGRAHPNGRHGHVVDYRHVIHSLRRKPMALMGLVYRDQLFPRQAYARAFEAMCAKLPTRTACRTMVDLLALAHERACEADLAARLDADLTAGRLPDLKSLRALFSPDAGAVPDIVVSYAPLSAYEELARGHQGEVA, via the coding sequence TTGCCCGGCCGCCATATCACCGACTGCCAGATGAGGCTGTACATGAAGTTTCGCCAAACCAACACCGCCCCGATCGCCGCTGCCAAGGCCGGCTTCAGTCCCTCCACCGCCTCCCGCATCGACAAGGACCCGCGGCTGCCCTCCCACAGGAAAGCCCCGCGCGGGCGCCGACGCCCCGATCCGCTCGCGGGTGTCTGGGACAGCGAGATCGTCCCGCTGCTCCAAGCCGCCCCGAGCCTGCGCCCCGTGGCCCTCTTCGAGGAGATCGTGCGCCGCCATCCCGACCTCGGCCCCGGCATCCGCCGCACCCTCGAGCGCCGCGTCCGATCCTGGCGTGCCCTGCATGGTCCCGAGCAGGAGGTCATCTTCCGCCAGGTGCACGAGCCCGGGCGCATGGGCCTGTCCGACTTCACCGACATGGCCGATCTGGCCATCACCCTTGCCGGCCAGCCCCTCGAGCACCGGCTCTATCACTTCCGGCTCGCCTATTCCGGCTTCGAGCATGCCCACGTGGTGCTCGGCGGCGAAAGCTATGTCGCACTCGCCGAGGGGCTGCAGAATGCCCTCTGGGCCTTGGGTGGCGCCCCACGCGAGCACCGCAGCGACAGTCTCTCGGCGGCCTTCCGCAATCTGGATCGCGACGCCCGCGAGGATCTGACCCGGCGCTATGATGCCCTGTGCACCCATTACGGCATGGAGCCGAGCCGCAACAATGCCGGAATTGCCCACGAGAACGGCGCCATCGAGAGCGTGCACGGCCACCTCAAGAAGGTGATCGAGGATGCTCTGCTGCTGCGCGGCTCACGCGACTTCGCCGATCTTTATGCCTACCGCCGCTTCGTCGACGAGGTGGTCGGGCGCCGCAATGCCCGCAATGCCCCACGGATTGAGGTCGAGCGCGCTGCCCTTCAGGAACTGCCGGACCGACGCACCGCCGCTTACGAGGATGCCATCGTCACGGTGACCTCGACCAGCGGCTTCGTGCTGCGCAAGGTGTTCTACAGCGTGCCCTCGCGCCTGATCGGCCATCGGCTGCGGGTGCGCCTGTTTGATGATCGGCTCGAGGTCTATCTCGGCGGCACGCACCAGATGACGCTGCCGCGCGGGCGGGCCCATCCCAACGGCCGGCACGGGCATGTGGTTGATTACCGGCACGTGATCCACTCGCTGCGGCGCAAGCCCATGGCCCTGATGGGGCTGGTCTACCGCGATCAGCTCTTCCCCCGGCAAGCCTATGCCCGGGCGTTCGAGGCGATGTGCGCCAAGCTTCCCACCCGGACCGCCTGCCGCACCATGGTCGATCTGCTGGCCTTGGCGCATGAGCGCGCCTGCGAGGCCGACCTCGCCGCGCGCCTCGATGCGGATCTGACGGCCGGCCGGCTGCCGGATCTCAAGAGCTTGCGCGCGCTGTTCAGTCCGGATGCCGGTGCCGTGCCCGACATCGTGGTCTCCTATGCGCCGCTCAGTGCCTACGAGGAACTCGCCCGCGGGCATCAGGGAGAGGTCGCATGA
- a CDS encoding HNH endonuclease family protein, whose translation MAVTTNIVNLDALIKRADLAEPGDISEEIPSLSILGLERGGLLYPALRKPDFQRETASWAPEQVADLISTFARRELIPALILWRAGSGVFVIDGAHRLSALIAWAQDDYGDGEVSRRFFQNAIPEEQRQAAQRTRDLVKAQVGSYQDHKMAVDYPNAASPELAQRAARIPWHPIQVQWIQNADHDKAEKAFFRINQGGTKIDPTEQRILNARRSATALAARAVLRGGAGHHYWSRFNEATQDKIEELGKECFDLLFSPNLSLPIKTLDVPVAGQGYGPHVLPFVFDLVNLANRVVAADSSRKRGVKDELEDDEDGSRTLDFLKGVRAALWRICSTNPSSLGLHPALYFYSPSGVFQPTALLNFIALFREWNTKDFLSFTSVRAEFEEFLLANRGITEAVRKLGSGIRSRPRVLGLYKRLIADLQAGKSVKQVGQELANDPDYGFLVETPPELRLDAGAGRFSRETKGGAFLRDALPSAPKCPTCGGIMHRNGMQAGHILARREGGPASLNNAQMQHPFCNSTVEN comes from the coding sequence ATGGCCGTTACGACGAATATTGTAAACCTCGACGCACTGATCAAGCGTGCTGATCTTGCAGAACCTGGGGATATTAGTGAGGAGATCCCCTCACTCTCGATTCTGGGACTTGAGCGAGGCGGATTGCTGTACCCTGCGCTTCGAAAGCCAGATTTTCAGCGCGAAACGGCAAGTTGGGCGCCTGAGCAGGTTGCTGACCTCATAAGTACCTTCGCTCGCCGAGAGCTGATACCGGCTTTAATCTTATGGCGAGCAGGCTCTGGTGTATTTGTGATCGACGGCGCTCATCGGCTGAGCGCTCTAATCGCTTGGGCACAAGACGATTATGGTGATGGTGAGGTGTCTCGGCGCTTCTTTCAAAATGCAATCCCCGAGGAGCAGCGACAAGCTGCACAGAGGACGCGTGATTTGGTAAAGGCGCAGGTCGGGTCATACCAAGATCATAAGATGGCCGTTGACTACCCGAATGCAGCCTCACCTGAACTTGCCCAACGAGCTGCTCGCATTCCTTGGCACCCGATCCAAGTCCAATGGATCCAGAATGCGGATCACGATAAAGCGGAAAAGGCATTCTTCCGCATCAACCAGGGTGGAACGAAGATTGATCCCACAGAACAGCGCATTTTGAATGCTCGACGTTCAGCAACTGCGCTCGCTGCGCGCGCAGTTCTCCGTGGGGGTGCAGGTCACCATTATTGGTCACGGTTCAATGAAGCAACACAGGACAAAATCGAGGAGCTTGGAAAAGAATGTTTTGATCTTCTTTTCAGCCCAAACCTCTCGCTCCCAATAAAAACCTTGGATGTTCCGGTCGCTGGGCAGGGATATGGACCACATGTGCTCCCGTTCGTGTTCGATTTGGTCAACTTGGCGAACCGTGTTGTAGCTGCGGATTCCAGTCGCAAGCGGGGTGTGAAAGACGAGCTAGAAGATGACGAGGACGGTAGCAGGACACTTGATTTCTTAAAGGGCGTTAGGGCCGCACTATGGCGAATATGTTCAACGAACCCTTCTTCACTAGGTCTCCATCCAGCTCTCTACTTTTATAGCCCGAGCGGAGTGTTTCAGCCAACGGCTCTCTTGAATTTCATCGCGCTTTTCCGAGAGTGGAATACGAAGGATTTCTTATCCTTTACGAGCGTCAGAGCTGAATTTGAGGAGTTCCTGCTCGCGAACCGAGGAATAACAGAAGCGGTTAGAAAGCTCGGGAGCGGCATTCGAAGCCGTCCGCGTGTCCTTGGGCTCTACAAGCGATTAATTGCAGACCTACAAGCAGGCAAATCGGTGAAGCAAGTTGGGCAGGAACTCGCCAATGACCCTGACTATGGCTTTCTTGTAGAGACGCCGCCAGAGTTGCGACTTGATGCTGGAGCGGGACGGTTCTCCAGAGAGACGAAGGGAGGTGCATTTCTGCGTGATGCACTGCCATCTGCTCCCAAATGCCCGACTTGCGGTGGCATAATGCATCGTAATGGGATGCAGGCAGGCCATATACTAGCCCGTCGGGAGGGCGGGCCCGCCTCGCTGAACAATGCACAGATGCAACACCCTTTCTGTAACAGCACAGTAGAGAATTGA
- a CDS encoding adenylate/guanylate cyclase domain-containing protein, whose product MAADVVGYSRLVEADETSTLTSLKDLRQDVVEPLLAQHRGRLVKLMGDGLIAEFGSVVSAVACAAAIQTRLGKTQQRVAPERRIVLRIGINLGDVVVEGDDLLGDGVNVAARLEQACPPGGVLIAGAAYDQLPGKLDIGFTDAGELRLKNIARPMRTYRMEVEGASATGTAAGPLTERPAVAVLPFDNMGGDPGQDYFSDGITEDIITELSRFRELMVIARNSSFSFRGRSTDVREIGRTLGAGYLVEGSVRRAGPRVRITAQLVDARSGAHLWAERYDRALEDVFAIQEEIAQSIVATVAQRVIQDSEVAARRRPPGDVRVYDLFLQGNRLIDAFTPEEQARAQVLLKQAIQLDPGFARAYTTLAWFHLNRSVDTAVGVPRDRDEDRAVALRLAEQALTLDPNDSRVHSTLGYMYLMWRDFDRAEPHMDLALGMNPNDALIQMIWAWVQSCVGQPERALPAAGVALRLHPGHPNWYKYFLAHIQFQRGRYEEAADLLARITQDTPARHPRYMAWRAAACGHLGRIEEARRCAETFVEGVRSCWAGDPAAGPKEYVDWFVDVTYLRRGEDIERLREGLRLAGLPA is encoded by the coding sequence ATGGCCGCCGATGTGGTCGGCTACTCGCGCCTTGTCGAGGCCGATGAGACCTCGACGCTGACGTCCCTAAAGGATCTCCGGCAGGATGTGGTTGAGCCTCTGCTCGCCCAGCATCGGGGTCGGCTCGTCAAGCTCATGGGCGACGGCCTGATCGCTGAGTTCGGGTCGGTTGTCAGCGCCGTCGCTTGCGCGGCGGCGATCCAGACACGGCTTGGCAAGACCCAGCAACGAGTCGCGCCGGAGCGCCGGATCGTCCTGCGTATTGGGATCAACCTCGGGGACGTGGTGGTGGAGGGCGATGACCTCCTGGGTGACGGGGTCAACGTGGCTGCCCGTCTGGAGCAGGCCTGTCCGCCCGGCGGCGTTCTGATCGCGGGGGCGGCCTATGATCAACTCCCCGGCAAGCTCGACATCGGCTTCACGGATGCGGGCGAGCTGCGCCTGAAGAACATCGCCCGGCCGATGCGTACCTATCGGATGGAGGTCGAGGGCGCATCAGCCACCGGGACGGCGGCCGGACCCCTGACCGAGAGGCCTGCGGTGGCCGTGCTGCCTTTCGACAACATGGGCGGCGATCCGGGGCAGGACTACTTCAGCGACGGCATCACAGAGGACATCATCACCGAACTCTCGCGCTTCCGCGAACTCATGGTGATCGCCCGCAACTCCTCCTTCTCCTTCCGCGGCCGAAGCACGGACGTGCGCGAGATCGGCCGCACACTCGGGGCCGGGTACCTGGTCGAGGGCAGCGTCCGCCGGGCCGGGCCACGGGTGCGCATCACCGCCCAGCTCGTAGACGCCCGCAGCGGGGCCCACCTGTGGGCGGAACGGTACGACCGCGCGCTCGAGGACGTGTTCGCCATCCAGGAGGAGATCGCCCAGAGCATCGTCGCCACCGTCGCCCAGCGGGTCATCCAGGACAGCGAGGTCGCTGCCCGACGGCGTCCTCCCGGGGACGTTCGGGTCTATGACCTCTTCTTGCAGGGCAACCGCCTCATCGATGCCTTCACGCCCGAGGAGCAGGCACGGGCGCAGGTGCTCCTTAAGCAGGCGATCCAACTCGATCCCGGCTTCGCCCGCGCCTACACCACCCTGGCCTGGTTTCACCTCAACCGGTCGGTCGACACGGCGGTCGGGGTGCCCCGCGACAGGGACGAGGACCGGGCCGTGGCGCTGCGCCTGGCTGAGCAAGCCCTCACCCTGGATCCGAACGACTCGCGGGTACACTCGACCCTCGGCTACATGTACCTGATGTGGCGCGACTTCGACCGGGCCGAGCCGCACATGGACCTTGCGCTGGGCATGAACCCGAACGATGCCCTGATCCAGATGATCTGGGCCTGGGTCCAGTCGTGCGTGGGGCAGCCGGAGCGGGCCTTACCGGCGGCCGGGGTCGCCTTGCGGCTCCATCCGGGTCATCCGAACTGGTACAAGTACTTCCTTGCCCACATCCAGTTCCAGCGTGGGCGCTACGAGGAGGCGGCCGACCTGCTGGCGCGGATCACGCAGGACACGCCCGCGCGCCACCCGCGCTACATGGCATGGCGCGCGGCGGCCTGCGGCCACTTGGGCCGCATCGAGGAGGCGCGGCGATGCGCCGAGACCTTCGTCGAAGGTGTCAGGAGTTGCTGGGCGGGAGACCCTGCGGCGGGGCCGAAGGAGTACGTCGACTGGTTTGTGGACGTCACATACCTGAGGCGCGGTGAGGACATCGAACGGCTGCGCGAAGGCTTGCGGCTTGCTGGACTGCCCGCTTGA
- the istB gene encoding IS21-like element helper ATPase IstB, protein MTSPNAIDAGRLTLALNDLRLPAIKTIWPDFAARADKEGWPAARFLAALAEHEMAERASRRIQRHLDEARLPPGKTLDSFDFSAVPMISKAQVMALAAGDSWLEKGANLLMFGPPGGGKSHLAAALGLALVENGWRVLFTRTTDLVQKLQTARRDLQLEAAIAKLDKYHLLILDDLAYVSKDQAETSVIFELIGARYERRSLLITANQPFGEWGKIFPDQAMTLAAVDRLIHHATIFEMNVESYRRRTAIERKRGPGRPPTRATIKTSS, encoded by the coding sequence ATGACGAGCCCTAATGCGATTGATGCCGGTCGCCTGACCCTGGCGCTCAACGATCTGCGGCTTCCGGCGATCAAGACGATCTGGCCGGATTTCGCCGCCCGCGCCGACAAGGAGGGCTGGCCGGCGGCCCGCTTCCTGGCGGCTCTGGCCGAGCACGAGATGGCCGAGCGCGCCAGCCGGCGCATCCAGCGCCATCTCGATGAGGCCCGGCTGCCGCCCGGCAAGACCCTCGACAGCTTCGACTTCTCCGCGGTGCCGATGATCAGCAAGGCCCAGGTGATGGCGCTGGCGGCCGGCGACAGTTGGCTCGAGAAAGGCGCCAATCTGTTGATGTTCGGCCCGCCGGGCGGGGGCAAATCGCATCTGGCGGCAGCCCTGGGCCTGGCCCTGGTGGAGAATGGCTGGCGGGTGCTGTTCACCCGCACCACCGATCTGGTGCAGAAGCTCCAGACAGCACGGCGGGATCTTCAGCTCGAGGCGGCGATTGCCAAACTCGACAAGTACCATCTGCTGATCCTGGATGACCTCGCCTATGTCAGCAAGGATCAGGCAGAAACCAGCGTCATCTTTGAACTCATCGGCGCCCGGTACGAGCGTCGCTCACTTTTGATTACGGCCAATCAGCCCTTCGGCGAATGGGGGAAGATCTTTCCGGATCAGGCGATGACACTCGCCGCGGTGGATCGTTTGATTCACCACGCGACGATCTTTGAGATGAATGTCGAGAGCTATCGCCGCCGAACCGCCATCGAGCGTAAACGCGGACCGGGACGCCCGCCGACACGCGCGACAATCAAGACCTCATCCTGA
- a CDS encoding cupin domain-containing protein, with product MMTAVGNIFEHIRRDAVDEECTELVAAEGVRIERIVSTGQASPPGFWYDQEWPEWVLLLSGSAGLLFEGEPAPRELKRGDYLLIPARKRHRVEWTDATELTIWLAVHYGSLSRSESLKTKSSSTHSLTLG from the coding sequence ATGATGACTGCGGTCGGAAACATCTTTGAACACATCCGCCGCGATGCAGTGGACGAGGAATGCACGGAGCTTGTTGCCGCGGAAGGTGTCAGGATTGAGCGCATTGTCTCTACAGGGCAGGCAAGTCCGCCCGGGTTCTGGTACGACCAGGAGTGGCCTGAGTGGGTGCTGTTGCTCTCTGGATCCGCTGGCCTTCTGTTCGAGGGCGAACCCGCTCCCAGAGAGCTGAAACGAGGGGACTACCTGCTGATTCCGGCGCGGAAACGCCACCGCGTAGAATGGACAGACGCGACGGAGCTGACGATCTGGCTTGCTGTTCACTATGGCTCGTTATCTCGCAGTGAGTCGCTAAAGACCAAAAGCAGCTCAACACACTCATTAACACTTGGATGA